In one window of Lewinella sp. 4G2 DNA:
- a CDS encoding M3 family oligoendopeptidase, protein MKFPDFPYSRPDLEQQEIAFRAVLAELTAADGINEAIAAVEQIDLIRSGVATAYNIGYVRHSIDTRDEFYKAEKEWFDQHLPATEAWRMDYYRALLDSPHREALRAHFGDQLFHTAELSLKTFQPELIEDLQEENKGYSQYMQLKGGAEIELDGETYNLSSITPLEQDPDREKRKAASSAKWGWYAENREEIEGIYDSLVGLRTNMARKLGYDNYVALGYAKMNRTDYGPEQVAVFRDEVKRHIVPIAQELYRLQTERIGVDRLHYYDTAFQFPDGNPTPKGEMADTIDAARKLYDGLSKETGDFFRLLEERQLMDLEAKDGKATGGYCTYINDYGAPFIFSNFNRTSHDVDVLTHEFGHAFQVYSSRHQKPMEYNWPTYDAAEIHSMSMEFFAYPGVPDFFGDDADKYYFNHLAGAMRFLPYGCAVDEFQHLVYENPDWSPAERNAAWKRLEAEYLPHLDYSDMPHLDAGTFWQGQSHIFGMPFYYIDYCLAQICAFQFWLKDRQDHASAWADYVTLCKAGGSRSFLQLVELAKLENPFEAGVMEKIAGVIRERLGELQ, encoded by the coding sequence ATGAAATTTCCCGACTTCCCCTACTCCCGGCCCGACTTGGAACAACAAGAAATAGCATTTCGCGCCGTACTCGCCGAGCTGACCGCGGCAGACGGCATCAACGAAGCGATTGCCGCGGTGGAGCAGATTGATTTGATCCGGTCCGGGGTAGCGACGGCTTATAATATTGGGTACGTGCGGCACTCCATTGATACGCGGGACGAGTTCTACAAGGCGGAAAAGGAATGGTTCGACCAACACCTACCCGCCACCGAGGCGTGGCGCATGGATTACTACCGGGCCCTGCTCGACAGCCCCCACCGGGAAGCATTGCGGGCACACTTTGGGGATCAACTCTTCCATACGGCCGAGCTCAGTCTCAAGACCTTCCAGCCGGAACTGATCGAAGACCTTCAGGAAGAAAACAAGGGCTACAGCCAGTACATGCAACTAAAGGGTGGAGCCGAGATTGAACTCGACGGGGAAACCTACAACCTCAGCAGCATCACCCCGCTGGAACAAGACCCCGACCGGGAAAAGCGGAAGGCCGCCAGCTCCGCCAAGTGGGGTTGGTACGCGGAGAACCGGGAGGAGATTGAAGGGATCTACGACTCCCTCGTCGGCCTGCGCACCAATATGGCGAGGAAGTTGGGCTACGACAATTACGTCGCCCTCGGTTACGCCAAGATGAACCGGACGGATTACGGGCCCGAACAGGTCGCCGTCTTTCGGGATGAGGTGAAGCGGCACATCGTTCCCATCGCCCAGGAATTGTACCGGCTCCAGACCGAGCGGATCGGGGTAGATCGGCTGCACTACTACGATACCGCCTTCCAGTTCCCCGACGGTAACCCTACCCCTAAAGGGGAGATGGCAGATACCATCGATGCGGCCCGTAAACTCTACGACGGGCTGAGTAAGGAAACCGGCGACTTCTTCCGCCTCCTGGAAGAGCGCCAACTGATGGATCTGGAAGCCAAGGACGGCAAGGCCACCGGTGGGTACTGCACCTACATCAACGACTACGGCGCGCCCTTCATCTTTTCCAATTTCAACCGGACGAGCCACGACGTGGACGTGCTCACCCACGAATTCGGCCACGCCTTCCAAGTATACTCCAGCCGCCACCAGAAGCCGATGGAGTACAACTGGCCGACCTACGATGCGGCGGAGATCCACTCGATGTCGATGGAGTTCTTTGCGTACCCGGGCGTCCCGGATTTTTTTGGCGACGATGCCGATAAGTACTACTTCAACCACCTGGCGGGCGCAATGCGCTTCCTACCCTACGGTTGTGCGGTGGATGAGTTCCAGCACCTCGTCTACGAGAACCCGGACTGGTCGCCCGCCGAGCGCAACGCCGCGTGGAAAAGACTGGAGGCGGAGTACCTGCCCCACCTCGACTATTCGGATATGCCCCACCTGGACGCGGGGACTTTCTGGCAGGGGCAGAGCCACATCTTCGGAATGCCCTTCTACTACATTGATTACTGCCTGGCCCAGATCTGTGCCTTCCAATTTTGGCTTAAGGACCGGCAGGACCACGCCTCCGCCTGGGCGGATTACGTCACTTTGTGCAAGGCCGGTGGTTCACGGTCCTTCCTCCAACTCGTGGAATTGGCCAAGCTGGAGAACCCCTTCGAGGCTGGGGTGATGGAGAAGATTGCCGGAGTTATTCGGGAGCGGTTGGGGGAGTTACAGTAA
- a CDS encoding GNAT family N-acetyltransferase, producing MTNRDYQGTDFEDNLFRGEAWARAVTAPYGLDLRWAEGWSATAPPLPYVLRKSLGGTRVLALPFSDYLPLKNASEVSQLAQYLRDVHPEAAITIKTELPNDTELAGARVVRTAVLHTITPDGPGPNGKFRANARRATRDGVTVRKATDEGALERFYAMYANLRTRKFRSIPQPYVFFKSIFDAFIATGRGYLVEALYEGRMIASFVILLTGKRAFHKFSASSLDTLVPRPNNLIFSFLHEELAAGRIESLDLGLSGLSEKYAGLRYFKSTAGGVESPLTYYEWMPAGFDVAAEKQFKEHLGELTKKMVNANLTPEQLSSLSLVIYPNFA from the coding sequence TTGACAAATAGGGATTACCAAGGTACTGATTTTGAGGATAACCTCTTCCGGGGGGAGGCTTGGGCCCGAGCCGTCACGGCCCCCTACGGGCTTGATTTACGCTGGGCCGAAGGGTGGTCAGCCACCGCCCCGCCACTTCCCTACGTACTGCGGAAATCCCTGGGTGGAACGCGGGTGCTGGCCCTTCCCTTCAGTGATTACCTCCCGTTGAAGAATGCGTCCGAAGTAAGCCAGCTGGCTCAGTATTTGCGGGATGTACACCCAGAAGCGGCCATTACGATCAAGACCGAACTTCCCAACGATACGGAGCTAGCTGGCGCGCGCGTCGTCCGCACCGCCGTACTCCACACCATCACCCCGGATGGCCCCGGGCCGAATGGAAAGTTCCGCGCCAACGCCCGCCGCGCCACCCGTGATGGCGTGACCGTCCGTAAAGCCACCGACGAAGGGGCCCTGGAGCGCTTTTACGCGATGTACGCCAATCTCCGTACCCGGAAGTTCCGGAGCATCCCCCAGCCCTACGTTTTCTTCAAGTCGATCTTCGATGCTTTCATCGCCACCGGGCGGGGTTATTTGGTGGAGGCCCTCTACGAAGGCCGGATGATTGCCAGTTTCGTCATCCTCCTCACGGGCAAACGGGCCTTCCACAAGTTTTCGGCCTCCAGCCTTGATACCCTGGTGCCCAGGCCTAACAACCTGATCTTTAGCTTCCTGCACGAAGAGCTGGCCGCCGGCCGCATCGAAAGCCTCGATCTTGGTCTGAGTGGCCTCAGCGAGAAATACGCCGGGCTGCGCTATTTCAAATCGACGGCTGGGGGCGTCGAATCCCCCCTCACTTACTACGAATGGATGCCGGCCGGCTTTGACGTGGCGGCGGAAAAACAATTCAAAGAACACCTGGGCGAGCTGACCAAGAAGATGGTGAACGCGAATCTCACTCCGGAGCAGTTGAGTAGCCTGAGTTTGGTGATTTACCCCAATTTTGCTTGA
- the lgt gene encoding prolipoprotein diacylglyceryl transferase: MLTYITWDVSPEIFSIGPLQVRWYGLMFALGFMIGFWLVRKMFLKEGAPEAWLDYVFYFLIGGTILGARLGHVLFYQWDYYSSHPGEIIRIWEGGLASHGGVIGVVTALWLFSYFVSKKSFFWISDKVAAPIALVGAMIRFGNLMNSEIVGIPSDKPWAFKFVNAARASLAEVPRHPVQIYESLSYLFTFAVLLWLYWQKDMWKKPGFLTGLWFVMIFGFRFVWEYFKSDQGGFGQALTTGQWLSIPCVLLGLGMMAYGMSRKEMSEIKA; the protein is encoded by the coding sequence ATGCTCACCTACATCACCTGGGACGTCTCCCCCGAAATCTTCTCCATCGGCCCCCTCCAAGTTCGCTGGTACGGGTTGATGTTTGCGCTGGGCTTCATGATTGGGTTCTGGCTCGTGCGGAAGATGTTCCTCAAAGAAGGCGCCCCCGAAGCCTGGCTGGACTACGTCTTCTACTTCCTCATCGGCGGAACGATCCTTGGCGCGCGGCTCGGCCACGTCCTCTTTTACCAGTGGGATTACTACAGCAGCCACCCGGGTGAGATCATCCGTATCTGGGAGGGCGGTTTGGCATCGCACGGTGGGGTGATCGGCGTCGTAACGGCGCTGTGGCTCTTTAGCTATTTCGTTTCTAAGAAGTCCTTTTTCTGGATTTCCGATAAGGTCGCCGCGCCCATCGCGCTCGTGGGGGCCATGATCCGTTTCGGCAACCTGATGAACAGCGAGATCGTCGGTATTCCCAGCGATAAGCCCTGGGCCTTCAAGTTCGTCAACGCCGCCCGGGCGAGCCTCGCCGAGGTGCCCCGCCACCCCGTGCAGATCTACGAAAGCCTGTCCTACCTGTTCACCTTCGCCGTCCTCCTTTGGCTGTACTGGCAGAAGGATATGTGGAAAAAGCCCGGCTTCCTAACGGGCCTTTGGTTCGTGATGATCTTCGGCTTCCGCTTCGTGTGGGAGTACTTCAAAAGTGACCAGGGCGGCTTCGGCCAGGCGCTGACGACGGGCCAGTGGCTCTCCATCCCCTGCGTCCTGCTGGGCTTAGGGATGATGGCTTACGGGATGAGTAGGAAGGAGATGTCGGAAATAAAAGCGTAG
- a CDS encoding T9SS type A sorting domain-containing protein, with amino-acid sequence MKFQNYLPLLLLLLTSPITAQSESWTHLQNQYFYSFDGGGQSFEPFSLTVDRDTMINDTACVVMVPSEANYEFLADIIIYAEGDIVYRYADGQFWKLYDFSLDVGDTYDVYVPEETALTGFPTFISVRVDSVELRAPIRKDSVRAQYLNTFAGNTTIFRWYGWSVEFLGNIETYFVPFSEVSCDNGCPNGQVCYNMPQVGAAQGDHGSPCDTLGASVNYQNVSSEMKVSPNPIGSNRRVTVTLTSNLATRPNARLSVIDGSGRVVQAYEPVIGDKELTLNLSGLAQGIYYLEWSTSSERGVRRIVVGQ; translated from the coding sequence TTGAAATTTCAAAACTACCTGCCGCTCTTACTGCTCCTCCTCACCTCTCCCATCACGGCTCAAAGTGAAAGTTGGACGCACCTGCAAAATCAGTATTTCTACTCTTTCGATGGTGGAGGTCAATCCTTCGAACCCTTCTCTCTTACTGTTGACAGAGACACGATGATCAACGATACTGCATGTGTCGTAATGGTACCCTCCGAGGCTAATTATGAGTTTTTAGCGGATATTATCATATACGCGGAAGGTGATATCGTCTATCGCTACGCGGACGGGCAATTTTGGAAATTATACGATTTTTCACTGGATGTGGGGGATACTTACGATGTATACGTCCCCGAAGAAACGGCGCTAACCGGATTTCCCACTTTCATTTCAGTACGCGTAGACTCCGTGGAGCTACGAGCACCAATCAGAAAAGATTCCGTGCGGGCTCAGTATCTGAACACTTTTGCGGGGAATACCACGATTTTTAGATGGTACGGCTGGTCCGTTGAGTTTTTAGGAAACATTGAAACCTACTTCGTACCATTTAGTGAAGTAAGCTGTGACAATGGTTGCCCAAATGGACAAGTATGCTATAATATGCCTCAAGTAGGAGCGGCCCAAGGGGATCATGGTTCACCGTGTGACACCCTTGGCGCAAGCGTAAATTACCAAAACGTTTCTAGTGAAATGAAGGTATCCCCAAACCCTATTGGTTCGAACCGGCGGGTTACGGTCACCTTAACCTCAAATCTAGCTACACGGCCTAATGCTCGCCTCAGCGTTATTGATGGCTCTGGACGGGTGGTGCAAGCATACGAGCCTGTCATCGGGGATAAAGAACTGACATTAAACCTAAGCGGCCTAGCGCAAGGAATTTACTACTTAGAGTGGAGCACCTCTTCAGAGAGGGGCGTAAGGAGAATTGTAGTAGGCCAATAG
- a CDS encoding VWA domain-containing protein, with amino-acid sequence MMSQFQFVYPWLLPLVVIPPLLFLWNLRRDGEVSLRLPSTASVSGLRSWKSVVRPWLPLLRVAALCLFIVALARPRLDLSEESVTAEGIDIVLTMDLSTSMGATDFQPNRLEVAKMVARNFVAQREFDRIGLVVYAGEAYTKSPLTVDKEIIDRFIAELEMGEITDGTAIGTGLATAVNRLKDSDVASKIIILLTDGENNAGYHSPELAAELAKEYGIRVYTIGVGSGQATYMPSSPLGGGGYSFKPTRGTVDDKLLGYIAQTTNGRYFRARDTEELESIYGYIDELEKTEIETTVFKRYEERFGYFLLIGLGLLLLETVLRYTVLKSVP; translated from the coding sequence ATGATGTCTCAATTCCAGTTCGTCTACCCCTGGTTGCTGCCACTGGTCGTGATCCCGCCGCTGCTGTTTCTGTGGAACCTGCGCCGTGACGGGGAGGTATCGCTGCGCCTGCCGAGCACGGCATCGGTGAGTGGTTTGCGGAGTTGGAAAAGCGTAGTACGGCCCTGGTTGCCATTATTGAGAGTAGCGGCCTTGTGCCTGTTCATCGTCGCCCTGGCCCGGCCCCGGCTGGATTTGAGCGAAGAATCCGTCACGGCTGAGGGGATTGACATCGTGCTCACGATGGACCTCTCGACCTCGATGGGCGCGACCGACTTCCAACCCAACCGCCTGGAGGTGGCAAAGATGGTGGCGCGCAATTTTGTGGCCCAGCGGGAATTCGACCGGATCGGCCTCGTCGTCTACGCCGGCGAAGCCTACACGAAGAGCCCGCTGACGGTGGATAAGGAGATCATCGACCGCTTCATCGCCGAACTGGAAATGGGGGAGATCACCGACGGAACGGCCATCGGCACCGGGCTGGCGACGGCCGTCAACCGCCTGAAAGACAGCGACGTAGCGAGTAAGATCATCATCCTGCTGACGGACGGGGAGAACAACGCCGGCTACCATAGCCCCGAGCTGGCCGCCGAACTGGCGAAGGAGTACGGCATCCGAGTGTACACGATCGGCGTCGGCTCCGGGCAGGCGACTTACATGCCCTCGAGCCCCCTCGGTGGCGGTGGCTACTCCTTCAAACCCACCCGCGGCACGGTGGACGATAAACTGCTTGGTTACATCGCCCAAACGACGAACGGCCGGTACTTCCGCGCGCGGGATACCGAAGAGTTAGAATCCATCTACGGCTACATCGACGAGCTGGAAAAGACGGAGATCGAGACGACGGTCTTCAAGCGCTACGAGGAGCGGTTTGGCTACTTCTTGCTGATTGGGTTGGGGCTGTTGTTGTTGGAGACGGTGCTGCGGTATACGGTGCTGAAGAGTGTGCCTTAG
- the lpxK gene encoding tetraacyldisaccharide 4'-kinase — translation MVQSKIAKALLSPFSLLYGLGVGFRNWTYRQKLRKSIEFSVPVISVGNLSVGGAGKTPHIEYLIRGLSPYLNIATLSRGYRRKTRGFLEVLPQMNAEQVGDEPLQYARKFPDLMVTVAEERAYAIPEIIGRRPDTQLVLLDDAFQHRAVKPGLNILLTEFSNPYTRDHLLPSGRLREWRSGAARADLIVVSKCPRDLTREAADALIAEIDPLSHQQVFFSYYDYAAPYYMLDHRYRLKMDEGVNVLLISAIANTEYLIDHLKRQSPHVQSLEYEDHHYFNRRDLATLQLRFQEMPAGHKAIITTEKDATRLELHRDFIRDERLPIFVLPLAVRFHFGEGPEFDRIVRDYLLQFKA, via the coding sequence ATGGTCCAATCAAAAATTGCCAAGGCCCTCCTTTCTCCCTTCAGCCTGTTGTACGGCCTGGGGGTGGGCTTTCGTAATTGGACCTACCGGCAAAAGCTGCGCAAATCCATCGAGTTTTCGGTGCCCGTCATCTCGGTGGGCAACCTGAGCGTCGGGGGGGCGGGAAAAACGCCGCACATCGAATACCTGATCCGCGGCCTCAGCCCCTACCTCAACATCGCTACCCTCAGCCGGGGCTACCGGCGCAAGACGCGGGGCTTCCTCGAGGTCCTGCCCCAGATGAACGCCGAGCAGGTGGGTGATGAGCCCCTCCAGTACGCCCGGAAATTCCCGGATTTGATGGTCACCGTCGCCGAAGAGCGGGCCTACGCCATCCCCGAGATCATTGGTCGGCGGCCGGATACCCAGTTGGTCTTGCTCGACGATGCCTTTCAGCACCGGGCCGTCAAACCCGGCCTCAACATCCTGCTCACCGAATTCAGCAATCCCTACACCCGCGACCACCTGCTTCCCAGCGGCCGCCTACGCGAGTGGCGGTCCGGTGCGGCGCGTGCGGATCTCATCGTAGTTTCCAAGTGCCCGCGTGACCTTACCCGGGAGGCAGCCGATGCCCTCATCGCGGAAATCGATCCGCTCTCCCACCAACAAGTTTTCTTCAGTTACTACGACTACGCCGCGCCCTACTACATGCTCGACCACCGCTACCGGCTCAAGATGGACGAGGGCGTCAACGTCCTCCTCATCTCCGCCATCGCCAATACGGAGTACCTGATCGACCACCTCAAGCGGCAGAGCCCCCACGTCCAGAGTTTGGAGTACGAGGACCACCACTACTTCAACCGCCGCGACCTGGCCACGCTACAACTTCGCTTCCAGGAGATGCCCGCGGGCCACAAGGCCATCATCACCACCGAAAAGGACGCCACCCGCCTCGAGCTCCACCGCGATTTCATCCGCGACGAGCGCCTCCCCATCTTTGTGCTGCCCTTGGCCGTCCGTTTCCACTTCGGGGAGGGGCCGGAATTCGACCGCATCGTCCGCGATTACCTCCTCCAATTCAAAGCCTGA
- a CDS encoding CotH kinase family protein, whose translation MADDDLKIVVCTLTEEGETLRSVRALNGSDNFKLTFPGRITPSLTESFNATGGFGDQYAVYFSKRPLINITADSSLNNDTKVRSEITYLDREQQIVAGAGIEFRGATALLYPKKSYDLEFWTDTDGESQDVTLAGMREDDDWVLDAVYNEPLRINAFIAQGLWNDMYELPWVADDDRARGGANQEFVEVFLNGNYQGLYTLGEQVDRKLLRLKKTNEEGMRGYLVKVWAIPTSPSFNDVGPPNPMEETWSGYELKYPNPNDTINWDPLSQLHERFITDPDPSEGAIMGRHLDLANSIDYDLFINVIGGIDNEGKNIYFARRDVDEPYFYIPWDLDASFGNNWDGTRVEWGDRYFTPLYQDVVQQEEGDDYADARCARYAELRESGVFSARNINARFQALYDTLNAEQIYARENLVWSSTLSADQEEIDYTKNWLIQRLEYLDSFYCPAGTVVSTPETAATATEIKISPNPVVDRLTLRLPHRAAEGSHIRIWNLEGRQVLDRQIPPSSTVNNISLDISRLSSGLYILEADGVRAKFIKR comes from the coding sequence TTGGCCGACGACGATCTGAAGATTGTGGTTTGTACCCTAACGGAAGAAGGGGAAACCTTGCGCTCGGTCAGGGCGCTGAACGGGAGTGATAATTTTAAACTCACTTTCCCCGGCCGCATCACCCCTTCCCTTACGGAATCATTCAATGCTACTGGGGGATTTGGTGACCAGTACGCTGTTTACTTTTCTAAGCGCCCGCTCATCAACATTACGGCCGATTCATCACTGAATAACGACACTAAAGTCCGGTCCGAAATAACTTACCTCGACCGGGAGCAGCAAATTGTGGCCGGCGCGGGCATTGAATTCCGCGGAGCCACGGCCTTGTTATACCCCAAAAAATCCTACGATCTCGAATTCTGGACGGATACGGACGGCGAGAGCCAGGACGTCACCCTGGCCGGAATGCGCGAGGACGACGATTGGGTCCTGGACGCTGTGTACAACGAACCCCTTCGCATTAACGCATTCATCGCCCAAGGGCTCTGGAATGACATGTACGAACTCCCCTGGGTAGCGGATGACGACCGCGCTCGCGGTGGGGCGAATCAGGAATTCGTGGAGGTCTTTTTGAATGGTAATTACCAGGGCCTCTACACGCTGGGGGAACAGGTCGATCGGAAATTACTTCGCCTGAAAAAAACTAATGAAGAGGGAATGCGTGGCTACCTCGTCAAGGTATGGGCCATCCCCACCAGCCCCTCCTTCAACGACGTCGGCCCCCCCAACCCGATGGAGGAAACATGGAGCGGCTACGAACTGAAGTACCCCAACCCCAATGATACCATCAACTGGGACCCACTCTCCCAACTCCACGAGCGATTCATCACCGACCCGGACCCAAGCGAAGGCGCCATCATGGGCCGGCACCTCGATTTGGCCAACAGCATCGACTACGATCTTTTCATCAACGTGATCGGTGGTATCGACAATGAGGGTAAGAACATCTACTTCGCCCGGCGGGACGTGGACGAGCCCTACTTCTACATCCCCTGGGATCTCGACGCCTCCTTCGGTAATAACTGGGATGGCACCCGCGTAGAGTGGGGAGACCGCTACTTCACCCCGCTTTATCAGGATGTCGTCCAACAAGAAGAGGGCGACGATTACGCCGACGCCCGGTGCGCCCGGTACGCCGAGTTGCGCGAATCCGGCGTCTTTTCCGCCCGAAATATCAACGCTCGATTTCAAGCCTTGTACGATACCCTCAATGCGGAACAAATCTACGCGCGCGAGAATCTGGTCTGGTCCTCTACCCTGTCCGCCGACCAGGAGGAGATCGACTACACCAAAAACTGGTTAATCCAGCGGCTTGAATACCTGGATTCCTTCTACTGCCCGGCCGGAACCGTCGTATCGACACCGGAAACCGCAGCGACGGCCACGGAGATAAAGATCAGCCCCAACCCCGTCGTAGACCGCCTTACCCTGCGTCTGCCCCACCGTGCGGCCGAGGGATCACACATTCGGATTTGGAACCTGGAAGGCCGCCAGGTACTGGACCGGCAAATCCCCCCTTCTTCAACGGTCAACAATATCTCCCTGGATATTTCCCGCCTAAGCAGCGGTCTCTACATCCTGGAGGCAGATGGAGTACGGGCCAAGTTCATCAAGCGCTAG
- a CDS encoding NAD-dependent epimerase/dehydratase family protein: protein MILLTGATGFLGSHLTRELLRRGVKFKALCRALPPIECGTSWALAQVRGEGQEKMEWVEGDVNDPEGLLEIFEDVDVIIHTAAKVSFQYEDRDELLKVNGEGTANVVNMALEAGVKHLVYVSSVSVLNRVPDGPVVTLADRWPAQRPNSAYAESKFDAERAVWRGQAEGLSVSVVYPSTIIGVGDFAGTNTPSLWRHVAKERSFYPTGRAGFVDVQDVVDAILHLADTQIDGQRILLNADNLTWKEFLEQAAASIDAEPPTRSMPAWQSAFLWPVDKVRTMITGQKPIITRETHRSTQSDFRYDGSSFTEILSKPYRDIYDTIRRVGTAYLSHRSEARP from the coding sequence ATGATCCTCCTCACCGGCGCCACCGGGTTCCTCGGCAGCCACCTCACCCGTGAATTACTCCGGCGCGGCGTAAAATTCAAAGCATTATGCAGGGCGCTGCCCCCGATAGAATGCGGGACGAGTTGGGCGCTCGCGCAGGTGCGGGGAGAGGGGCAAGAAAAGATGGAATGGGTCGAAGGCGACGTAAATGACCCCGAAGGTCTGTTGGAGATCTTCGAAGATGTGGACGTCATCATCCACACCGCCGCCAAAGTGAGCTTTCAGTACGAGGACCGCGACGAGCTCCTAAAGGTCAACGGTGAAGGAACCGCCAACGTCGTAAATATGGCCCTCGAAGCCGGGGTGAAACACCTCGTTTACGTCAGCTCCGTATCCGTCCTGAACCGGGTGCCGGATGGACCGGTCGTCACCCTCGCGGACCGCTGGCCGGCCCAACGCCCTAACTCCGCCTACGCCGAAAGTAAGTTCGACGCCGAAAGGGCCGTCTGGCGGGGGCAGGCCGAAGGGCTCTCCGTCAGCGTCGTCTACCCCTCCACCATCATCGGGGTTGGTGACTTCGCCGGAACGAATACCCCCAGCCTCTGGCGCCACGTCGCCAAAGAACGCAGCTTCTACCCCACCGGCCGCGCCGGCTTCGTGGACGTCCAGGACGTCGTGGACGCCATCCTCCACCTCGCCGACACCCAGATCGACGGCCAACGCATCCTCCTCAATGCTGACAACCTCACCTGGAAGGAATTCCTGGAGCAGGCCGCCGCCAGCATCGACGCCGAGCCACCCACCCGCTCCATGCCCGCCTGGCAGTCCGCCTTCCTCTGGCCCGTGGATAAGGTCCGCACCATGATTACCGGCCAGAAGCCCATCATCACCCGCGAAACCCACCGCTCCACCCAGTCCGACTTCCGCTACGACGGCTCCAGTTTCACGGAAATCCTCAGCAAACCTTACCGCGACATTTACGATACTATAAGACGCGTAGGCACTGCGTACCTTAGCCACAGGTCCGAAGCCCGACCCTGA
- a CDS encoding choice-of-anchor C family protein: MQSVRSFLTWLMILFCTCGQAQEIVNGSFERGDANPSVSSVNILEGDGRIDGWEVTQNLDYVGGSWAAADGERSIDLNGSLPGTISQRIPTIPGRNYIILFDLAGNIICGPNVKFLRVSAAETEARYQFDINGKSASTMGWRTERFEFQAVADTTVLAFASDMSGICGPALDNVRRIDCNGILNGRATRDSCNLCLTPEDPTFNACLDCAGRPNGASIIDDCGQCASPSSPTFNACFDCFGVQDGGATFDSCGVCRNPSDPAFSRFCDAGKVFAPTAFSPNGDGINDVFKVYTSTLEDAQISYYAIYDRWGALIYRNQNIAFESEEQWWNGRVDDQPAPAGLYVYVIEAIFRSDPPITLRGHVALVR, encoded by the coding sequence ATGCAAAGCGTACGTTCCTTCCTTACGTGGCTGATGATTTTATTCTGTACCTGCGGCCAAGCCCAGGAAATTGTAAACGGCAGTTTCGAACGGGGCGATGCGAACCCGAGTGTGTCCTCCGTCAACATCCTGGAGGGAGACGGCCGGATTGACGGGTGGGAGGTGACCCAAAATCTAGATTACGTCGGTGGCTCCTGGGCGGCGGCTGACGGCGAACGGAGTATCGACTTGAATGGCTCCTTACCGGGGACGATCAGCCAACGAATACCGACCATCCCTGGCCGGAACTACATTATCCTTTTCGACCTGGCGGGAAACATCATTTGCGGGCCCAACGTGAAATTCTTGCGCGTCAGCGCCGCTGAAACGGAGGCACGGTACCAATTTGACATAAATGGCAAGTCGGCATCAACTATGGGCTGGCGAACGGAGCGGTTTGAATTTCAGGCGGTGGCCGATACTACCGTACTGGCCTTTGCGAGTGATATGTCGGGAATCTGCGGCCCGGCCCTGGATAACGTGAGGCGCATTGACTGCAACGGCATCCTGAATGGCCGCGCTACCCGGGACAGTTGTAACCTGTGCCTTACTCCGGAAGACCCCACCTTCAATGCCTGCCTGGACTGCGCCGGGCGACCCAACGGTGCATCCATTATCGATGACTGTGGGCAATGTGCCAGCCCTTCATCACCAACATTTAATGCTTGTTTTGATTGCTTTGGCGTCCAGGACGGCGGTGCCACCTTCGATAGTTGTGGCGTCTGCCGTAACCCCAGCGACCCGGCCTTCAGTCGTTTCTGCGACGCTGGAAAAGTCTTTGCTCCCACCGCTTTTTCACCGAACGGCGATGGCATCAACGATGTGTTCAAAGTCTATACCTCGACGTTGGAGGACGCTCAAATATCTTACTACGCAATCTATGATCGCTGGGGTGCGCTCATCTATCGCAACCAAAATATTGCTTTCGAATCGGAGGAACAATGGTGGAATGGCCGGGTAGATGACCAGCCCGCACCAGCTGGTCTGTACGTTTATGTAATCGAAGCCATTTTTAGAAGTGACCCGCCCATTACCCTGCGTGGACACGTAGCCCTGGTCAGGTAA